Proteins encoded by one window of Chryseobacterium aquaeductus:
- a CDS encoding DUF2851 family protein: MNEKLLQYLWNFKVFTNFNFKDLDGNVIEILDFGKWNKDSGPDFLMAKIKINNIILAGNIELHVKSSDWIFHQHSKDPNYDNIILHVVFQNDADIDELHTKNIPTLELKNHIDVSVFGKYEKLLNDSQFIPCEDLFNPNKIPVHFYEESLLQKLEEKSSEIESDLEIHKNNYEAVLFHSLAYSFGLKVNAYLFKQIAESIDFTVVNKIRQNKPQLEALLFGISGWLEKPEDESMKIWKREFDFMRAKYNISDLLIRPKFLRLRPPNFPTIRLSQLANLYHQHQNLFSKIINAKNSGELMEIFKDIKASEYWDNHFNFGKISSINHPKILTKEFIDLIILNTVLPLKYSYHKYHNEEITDEILRFYKELSAEKNSIIDGWKNLSLKMENALQTQSLIYHYKNYCTPKNCLNCSIGFKILKENNHV, encoded by the coding sequence ATGAACGAAAAATTATTACAATATCTTTGGAACTTCAAAGTATTTACCAATTTCAACTTTAAAGATTTAGACGGAAATGTTATCGAAATTCTAGATTTCGGAAAATGGAACAAAGATTCCGGGCCGGATTTTCTGATGGCAAAAATCAAAATCAATAACATTATTTTAGCAGGAAATATCGAACTCCATGTAAAATCTTCCGACTGGATTTTTCATCAGCATTCTAAAGATCCCAATTACGATAATATTATTTTGCACGTAGTTTTTCAAAATGATGCAGACATTGATGAGCTCCACACAAAGAATATTCCTACGTTGGAACTGAAAAATCACATTGATGTAAGTGTTTTCGGAAAATATGAAAAACTTCTGAATGACAGCCAGTTTATTCCGTGTGAAGATCTTTTTAATCCAAATAAAATTCCTGTTCATTTTTACGAAGAAAGCTTATTACAAAAACTCGAAGAGAAATCTTCAGAAATAGAAAGCGATCTAGAAATTCACAAAAACAATTACGAAGCCGTTTTATTTCACAGCCTTGCCTATTCTTTTGGGTTGAAAGTAAATGCTTACCTCTTCAAACAAATTGCTGAAAGTATAGATTTTACTGTTGTCAATAAAATCAGACAAAATAAACCTCAGCTCGAAGCCTTGCTGTTCGGAATCTCCGGCTGGCTGGAAAAACCTGAAGATGAATCGATGAAAATATGGAAAAGAGAATTTGATTTTATGCGTGCAAAATACAATATATCTGACTTGCTGATTCGTCCAAAATTTCTAAGATTGCGCCCACCCAATTTTCCGACCATCCGATTATCGCAGTTGGCAAATCTTTATCATCAGCATCAAAATTTATTTTCAAAAATCATAAATGCGAAAAATTCTGGTGAATTGATGGAGATCTTTAAAGATATAAAAGCTTCAGAGTATTGGGATAATCATTTTAATTTTGGGAAGATTTCTTCAATTAATCATCCAAAAATTTTAACTAAAGAATTCATCGATCTCATCATTCTCAATACCGTTTTACCCCTAAAATACAGCTATCACAAATATCACAACGAAGAAATCACCGATGAAATATTGAGATTTTACAAAGAACTTTCCGCTGAGAAAAACTCGATTATTGATGGTTGGAAAAATTTAAGTTTAAAAATGGAAAATGCATTGCAGACACAAAGTTTGATTTACCACTACAAAAATTATTGCACTCCAAAAAATTGCTTAAATTGCAGCATCGGATTTAAAATTTTAAAAGAAAATAATCATGTTTGA
- a CDS encoding PspC family transcriptional regulator: MFDNLRHKMEREWFGVLTRMGAKLGIPVSKLRVFFIYSTFATAGVFFLIYLGLAFTLWVKDIFITRRPSVFDL, encoded by the coding sequence ATGTTTGACAATCTGCGTCACAAGATGGAAAGAGAATGGTTTGGGGTACTCACAAGAATGGGTGCAAAACTGGGAATTCCTGTATCTAAACTGCGGGTTTTCTTCATCTACTCCACTTTTGCAACCGCAGGAGTTTTCTTTTTAATCTATTTGGGGTTGGCATTTACCCTTTGGGTGAAAGATATTTTTATCACCAGAAGACCCAGCGTTTTTGATTTATAA
- a CDS encoding GNAT family N-acetyltransferase, with translation MEFLQINSPDDYRIKKIYDSYASSFPEDERRDWYKFVRLFEHPQVKVVSVLHNTENIGYLVLWQLKNHVFVEHFEVFEEFRNQKLGSQITDYLFKNHPRIVLEIEPEHLNENSQRRFSFYQKNGFHLIDEMYIQPSYGEGKKQLQLWLLSNYQPENINEVKDEIYDVVYH, from the coding sequence ATGGAATTTTTACAGATTAATTCACCTGACGATTACCGTATAAAGAAAATTTATGATTCTTATGCTTCAAGTTTCCCAGAAGATGAGAGACGAGATTGGTACAAATTTGTACGTTTATTTGAGCATCCGCAGGTGAAAGTGGTTTCGGTTTTACACAATACAGAAAACATTGGTTATCTGGTACTTTGGCAACTTAAAAATCACGTTTTCGTGGAACATTTTGAGGTTTTTGAGGAATTCAGAAATCAAAAATTGGGTTCACAGATTACAGATTATCTATTTAAAAATCACCCAAGAATTGTTTTGGAAATTGAGCCAGAACACCTCAATGAAAATTCGCAACGCCGGTTCTCTTTTTATCAAAAAAACGGTTTTCATCTGATTGACGAAATGTACATTCAGCCGAGTTACGGTGAAGGCAAAAAACAGCTTCAACTTTGGCTTTTATCAAATTACCAGCCGGAAAATATCAATGAAGTGAAAGATGAAATCTACGATGTAGTTTATCATTAG
- a CDS encoding carboxypeptidase-like regulatory domain-containing protein, whose amino-acid sequence MKSKLLFILSFFFFVGINAQEFIFGKVTSEENIEMPDVTVINIRTDERVTTNRDGHFMIAGRQGDNLRFIKIGYERISANVTKENIDSPINIKLLRTATLIDEVEIKKLLTGDLKIDTKTLNPPKKVEKLKSDLAVYIKQKSDPRILAARPGEFVQPKGQGFSIGKVKNKWDDVDFMNYLTTALGYQYFNDLKIENSQVLHFIGYVLAGGFERAKILKYGFVSDADLMRFQRAVLMRISSYKAPQEK is encoded by the coding sequence GTGAAAAGTAAACTACTCTTTATTTTATCCTTTTTCTTCTTCGTCGGTATCAATGCCCAGGAATTTATTTTTGGTAAAGTGACTTCCGAAGAAAATATAGAAATGCCCGACGTTACGGTGATTAACATAAGGACGGATGAGCGCGTGACCACCAATCGTGACGGACATTTTATGATTGCCGGAAGACAAGGTGACAATCTGAGATTCATCAAAATTGGATATGAAAGAATAAGCGCAAATGTTACAAAAGAAAATATAGATTCGCCGATCAATATCAAGCTGTTGAGAACGGCAACACTGATTGATGAAGTGGAGATCAAGAAATTATTAACAGGAGACCTGAAAATTGATACCAAAACGCTGAATCCTCCAAAAAAAGTGGAGAAACTCAAATCAGATCTTGCCGTTTACATCAAGCAAAAATCTGATCCCAGAATACTTGCAGCCAGACCAGGAGAATTTGTGCAGCCAAAAGGACAAGGTTTTTCTATAGGGAAAGTGAAAAATAAATGGGATGATGTAGATTTTATGAATTATCTGACAACTGCTTTGGGATATCAGTATTTTAATGATTTAAAAATTGAAAACTCTCAGGTTCTGCATTTCATTGGCTACGTTTTGGCAGGTGGTTTTGAACGTGCAAAAATATTAAAATATGGTTTCGTCAGCGATGCTGACCTGATGAGATTCCAAAGGGCGGTTTTAATGAGGATTTCTTCGTACAAAGCACCGCAAGAGAAATAA